A single region of the Bicyclus anynana chromosome 14, ilBicAnyn1.1, whole genome shotgun sequence genome encodes:
- the LOC112052077 gene encoding facilitated trehalose transporter Tret1 isoform X1, producing the protein MSYLLLCGYALHYDRRIRIIKIQKDGAHEIMLAKGRKPEVVSKEAKSQEEYEALQSFLRSISSTATLPPYVKGETYSSVRGVFNQCLITCAVLILAAGAGHPIGFSAVALPQLRTENTTMRIDDEMGSWIASIHSAATPLGSMLSGPIMEAIGRRRTLQASTLPLVVGWILIGTASHHALLLLGRIVCGFAVGILAAPSQVYLGEISEPRLRGLLIGTPFVAYSLGVLYVYALGGALSWRSVAHLSILLPTLAFIALCFSPESPTWLARRGRFHEAMAAMSRLRGDPDTAQRELHELISAREKEKARGEETIRFLATVLRLPVLKPLLLINAFNMLQILSGSYVVIFYAVDIVKDSGGSLPPQMAANASACVRLGVTVLACLLLLKITRRALVLVSGVGTAVCTLALAFLLSQGPGSGFAPPTLILGYVAFNTLGFFLLPGLMIGELLPTKVRGLCGGYIFCLFNAVLFGFTKLYPVMKQSIGMAGVFGLFGASATLATVVLFLLLPETKGKSLIQIEQYYQKPNILWVTRKKNAESQNV; encoded by the exons AGATGGCGCGCACGAGATCATGCTGGCCAAGGGCCGCAAGCCGGAGGTGGTGAGCAAGGAAGCCAAGAGCCAGGAGGAGTACGAGGCGTTGCAGAGCTTCCTCCGCAGCATCAGTTCCACAGCCACACTACCGCCCTATGTGAAAGGCGAAACATATTCCTCCGTCCGGGGTGTGTTCAATCAG TGTCTCATAACATGTGCAGTGCTGATCCTAGCGGCGGGCGCCGGACACCCCATCGGGTTTTCAGCTGTCGCGCTCCCACAACTGCGCACTGAGAACACTACTATGAGGATTGACGATGAAATGGGCTCTTGGATTG CGAGCATACACTCGGCAGCTACACCGCTGGGGTCCATGTTGTCCGGGCCGATCATGGAGGCGATAGGGCGGCGACGAACGCTCCAGGCTTCCACGTTGCCGCTCGTAGTCGGCTGGATACTGATAGGCACAGCATCACACCACGCTCTGTTGCTGCTAGGGAGGATTGTTTGCGGGTTTGCTGTTGGAATTCTTGCGGCACCTTCacaa GTGTACTTAGGAGAGATCTCAGAGCCTCGCTTAAGAGGTTTACTTATAGGAACACCCTTTGTTGCGTATTCTTTGGGTGTCCTCTACGTGTATGCTCTAGGAGGAGCTCTGTCGTGGCGGTCGGTGGCACACTTGTCCATATTGCTGCCGACGTTGGCATTTATAGCCTTATGCTTCTCACCAGAGAGTCCAACTTGGCTCGCACGCCGCGGACGCTTCCACGAAGCAATGGCAGCTATGTCGAGGTTACGAGGAGATCCCGATACC GCTCAACGTGAACTACACGAGCTGATATCAGCAAGGGAGAAGGAGAAGGCTCGCGGAGAAGAAACGATACGATTCCTGGCGACAGTGCTGCGGCTGCCAGTCCTGAAGCCATTGCTGCTGATCAACGCCTTCAACATGCTGCAGATTCTGTCGGGAAGCTACGTAGTCATATTCTACGCAGTCGATATTGTTAAGGATTCTGGAGGATCGCTTCCGCCTCAA ATGGCAGCTAACGCAAGCGCGTGCGTTCGTCTCGGCGTAACAGTTCTGGCTTGCCTGCTTCTATTAAAGATAACCCGCCGAGCGCTGGTACTGGTGTCTGGCGTAGGCACGGCGGTGTGCACCCTCGCTTTAGCATTCCTACTCTCCCAAGGCCCAGGATCAGGCTTCGCCCCACCAACACTGATCCTCGGCTACGTCGCGTTCAATACACTAGGCTTTTTCCTTCTCCCGGGCCTAATGATTGGAGAACTTCTACCGACTAAAGTCCGCGGCCTCTGCGGAGGTTACATATTCTGCCTTTTCAACGCAGTGCTGTTTGGTTTCACGAAACTATACCCCGTTATGAAGCAGAGTATTGGGATGGCCGGAGTGTTTGGTCTTTTCGGCGCATCGGCCACCTTGGCTACCGTCGTCTTATTCCTCTTATTGCCTGAGACGAAGGGCAAATCTCTTATACAAATAGAGCAGTATTATCAAAAACCAAATATATTATGGGTTACACGTAAGAAAAACGCCGAATCGCAGAACGTCTGA
- the LOC112052077 gene encoding facilitated trehalose transporter Tret1 isoform X2: MRDNNARDGAHEIMLAKGRKPEVVSKEAKSQEEYEALQSFLRSISSTATLPPYVKGETYSSVRGVFNQCLITCAVLILAAGAGHPIGFSAVALPQLRTENTTMRIDDEMGSWIASIHSAATPLGSMLSGPIMEAIGRRRTLQASTLPLVVGWILIGTASHHALLLLGRIVCGFAVGILAAPSQVYLGEISEPRLRGLLIGTPFVAYSLGVLYVYALGGALSWRSVAHLSILLPTLAFIALCFSPESPTWLARRGRFHEAMAAMSRLRGDPDTAQRELHELISAREKEKARGEETIRFLATVLRLPVLKPLLLINAFNMLQILSGSYVVIFYAVDIVKDSGGSLPPQMAANASACVRLGVTVLACLLLLKITRRALVLVSGVGTAVCTLALAFLLSQGPGSGFAPPTLILGYVAFNTLGFFLLPGLMIGELLPTKVRGLCGGYIFCLFNAVLFGFTKLYPVMKQSIGMAGVFGLFGASATLATVVLFLLLPETKGKSLIQIEQYYQKPNILWVTRKKNAESQNV; this comes from the exons AGATGGCGCGCACGAGATCATGCTGGCCAAGGGCCGCAAGCCGGAGGTGGTGAGCAAGGAAGCCAAGAGCCAGGAGGAGTACGAGGCGTTGCAGAGCTTCCTCCGCAGCATCAGTTCCACAGCCACACTACCGCCCTATGTGAAAGGCGAAACATATTCCTCCGTCCGGGGTGTGTTCAATCAG TGTCTCATAACATGTGCAGTGCTGATCCTAGCGGCGGGCGCCGGACACCCCATCGGGTTTTCAGCTGTCGCGCTCCCACAACTGCGCACTGAGAACACTACTATGAGGATTGACGATGAAATGGGCTCTTGGATTG CGAGCATACACTCGGCAGCTACACCGCTGGGGTCCATGTTGTCCGGGCCGATCATGGAGGCGATAGGGCGGCGACGAACGCTCCAGGCTTCCACGTTGCCGCTCGTAGTCGGCTGGATACTGATAGGCACAGCATCACACCACGCTCTGTTGCTGCTAGGGAGGATTGTTTGCGGGTTTGCTGTTGGAATTCTTGCGGCACCTTCacaa GTGTACTTAGGAGAGATCTCAGAGCCTCGCTTAAGAGGTTTACTTATAGGAACACCCTTTGTTGCGTATTCTTTGGGTGTCCTCTACGTGTATGCTCTAGGAGGAGCTCTGTCGTGGCGGTCGGTGGCACACTTGTCCATATTGCTGCCGACGTTGGCATTTATAGCCTTATGCTTCTCACCAGAGAGTCCAACTTGGCTCGCACGCCGCGGACGCTTCCACGAAGCAATGGCAGCTATGTCGAGGTTACGAGGAGATCCCGATACC GCTCAACGTGAACTACACGAGCTGATATCAGCAAGGGAGAAGGAGAAGGCTCGCGGAGAAGAAACGATACGATTCCTGGCGACAGTGCTGCGGCTGCCAGTCCTGAAGCCATTGCTGCTGATCAACGCCTTCAACATGCTGCAGATTCTGTCGGGAAGCTACGTAGTCATATTCTACGCAGTCGATATTGTTAAGGATTCTGGAGGATCGCTTCCGCCTCAA ATGGCAGCTAACGCAAGCGCGTGCGTTCGTCTCGGCGTAACAGTTCTGGCTTGCCTGCTTCTATTAAAGATAACCCGCCGAGCGCTGGTACTGGTGTCTGGCGTAGGCACGGCGGTGTGCACCCTCGCTTTAGCATTCCTACTCTCCCAAGGCCCAGGATCAGGCTTCGCCCCACCAACACTGATCCTCGGCTACGTCGCGTTCAATACACTAGGCTTTTTCCTTCTCCCGGGCCTAATGATTGGAGAACTTCTACCGACTAAAGTCCGCGGCCTCTGCGGAGGTTACATATTCTGCCTTTTCAACGCAGTGCTGTTTGGTTTCACGAAACTATACCCCGTTATGAAGCAGAGTATTGGGATGGCCGGAGTGTTTGGTCTTTTCGGCGCATCGGCCACCTTGGCTACCGTCGTCTTATTCCTCTTATTGCCTGAGACGAAGGGCAAATCTCTTATACAAATAGAGCAGTATTATCAAAAACCAAATATATTATGGGTTACACGTAAGAAAAACGCCGAATCGCAGAACGTCTGA